A stretch of the Hippocampus zosterae strain Florida chromosome 18, ASM2543408v3, whole genome shotgun sequence genome encodes the following:
- the dab2 gene encoding disabled homolog 2 isoform X1, whose amino-acid sequence MSAVVEANVPVAADPTAASPPAALTSHSPPASPATAASKVPFRKDKKKVPDKTDEYLLARFQGDGVRYKAKLIGIDDVPEARGDKMCQDSMMKLKGMAVAARSQGKHKQRIWVNISMSGIKIIDEKSGAIEHEHAVNKISFIARDVTDNRAFGYVCGAEGQHQFFAIKTAQQAEPLVLDLKDLFQVIFNVRKKEAEASQKGENGSAVVENGSHAVPVKDAQPVEQLDLFGDMSTPPDIQAPNDSNAILLLDFSAEVDSNQNCIKGKLLTSCAADHRAPPQTENPFCSPFGYFPTPDSDPFRDDPLSKTPPRPDNGPMGSARTAVSDPLSGDAELLGRQMLGLTSKNMILALSNGQWPLGGRITPGGMMDGSEPGSALSAQNPFFHSDAFSNGASRQVAEIASKDSVVLNPPPQSSKTGRGRRNQKSAASDLFGAELFAGADGASTGGDLFNNAPANSAQSSIAALGDLQLGPPTGTGIPTAGMWPASTAAPSMYGAYPQPSAFGGLPIPPNAWGQQMAPPQLGAPHLAWGQPAPPAAVWGHPAPANPFQPGPYPGLGERQGPSRPAPRPPAKEAPAKPERNAFTALDPLGDKEKKTGKDMFKDFQLAKPPAIPARKGEQAAASESEAFDQYFSKKVGLAQEVADHDDFDISRMSAPANDAPPPLSVDAPCLLDAFSSDSSAPGPGFSLDKFDEAFGAPNAAPFGVPPVPATAPIAQNSTGAFGNPFA is encoded by the exons TGCCCGACAAAACCGACGAGTACCTGCTGGCCAGGTTTCAAGGGGACGGCGTGAGGTACAAAGCCAAACTGATCGGAATCGACGATGTGCCCGAAGCACGAGGAGACAAGATGTGCCAGGACTCCATGATGAAGCTAAAG ggAATGGCGGTAGCTGCTCGCTCACAAGGGAAACACAAACAGCGCATTTGGGTCAACATATCCATGTCTGGCATCAAAATCATTGATGAGAAATCAGGA GCGATTGAGCACGAGCACGCGGTCAACAAGATTTCCTTCATCGCCAGAGACGTGACGGACAACCGGGCCTTCGGCTACGTGTGCGGCGCCGAGGGCCAGCATCAGTTTTTCGCTATCAAGACGGCGCAGCAG GCGGAGCCACTGGTCTTGGATCTGAAGGACCTCTTCCAAGTCATCTTCAACGTGAGGAAGAAAGAGGCTGAGGCCTCCCAGAAG gGAGAAAATGGCAGCGCGGTCGTTGAG AATGGAAGTCATGCCGTACCGGTAAAAGACGCTCAG CCAGTGGAGCAATTGGACCTGTTTGGGGACATGTCGACCCCTCCGGACATCCAAGCCCCGAAC GACTCTAATGCTATTCTCTTGCTGGACTTTTCTGCCGAAGTCGACAGCAATCAGAATTGCATAAAGGGAAAGCTTTTAACTTCCTGTGCCGCCGACCACAGGGCGCCGCCCCAGACAGAGAATCCCTTCTGCTCGCCATTCGGCTACTTTCCGACCCCGGACAGCGACCCTTTCAGAGACGATCCGCTGTCCAaaacgcccccccgccccgacaaCGGCCCGATGGGCTCCGCTAGGACGGCCGTTAGCGACCCTTTGAGCGGCGACGCCGAGCTGCTCGGCCGGCAGATGCTGGGCTTAACCAGTAAGAACATGATCCTCGCTCTCAGTAACGGCCAGTGGCCGCTAGGGGGCAGAATAACACCCGGCGGCATGATGGATGGCAGCGAGCCCGGATCGGCTCTGTCGGCCCAAAACCCCTTTTTCCACTCGGACGCCTTTTCGAACGGGGCGAGTCGCCAAGTGGCGGAGATTGCGAGCAAGGACTCTGTGGTTCTAAACCCGCCTCCGCAGAGCTCCAAGACCGGACGAGGTCGAAGGAATCAGAAG TCGGCAGCAAGCGACTTGTTTGGAGCGGAACTGTTTGCCGGAGCCGATGGCGCGTCAACCGGCGGCGACTTGTTCAACAACGCGCCAGCCAACTCGGCTCAGTCGTCCATTGCAGCCCTGG GAGATCTTCAGTTGGGTCCGCCGACCGGCACCGGCATCCCCACCGCGGGCATGTGGCCCGCCTCCACCGCGGCCCCCTCCATGTACGGCGCCTACCCGCAACCGTCGGCCTTCGGCGGTCTTCCCATACCCCCCAACGCCTGGGGTCAGCAGATGGCCCCTCCTCAGTTGGGCGCGCCGCATCTCGCCTGGGGCCAGCCCGCGCCGCCGGCCGCAGTTTggggccacccggcccccgccAACCCCTTCCAGCCCGGGCCCTACCCCGGCCTGGGCGAGCGGCAGGGTCCGTCCCGCCCGGCTCCCCGGCCGCCCGCCAAGGAGGCCCCGGCGAAGCCGGAGAGAAACGCCTTCACCGCTTTGGACCCCCTTGGCGACAAAGAGAAGAAGACGGGCAAAGATATGTTCAAGGACTTCCAGCTGGCCAAGCCGCCCGCCATCCCCGCTCGGAAAGGCGAGCAGGCGGCCGCCTCGGAATCGGAGGCTTTCGATCAGTACTTCTCCAAGAAAGTGGGCTTGGCTCAAGAGGTGGCGGACCACGACGACTTTGACATCAGTCGAATGTCGGCGCCGGCCAACG ACGCGCCGCCGCCTTTGAGCGTCGACGCCCCCTGCCTCCTTGACGCCTTCTCCTCCGACAGCTCGGCACCCGGACCGGGCTTCAGCCTAGACAAGTTTGACGAGGCCTTTGGAGCCCCCAACGCGGCTCCGTTCGGGGTCCCGCCTGTCCCAGCG ACTGCTCCTATTGCTCAGAACTCCACAGGTGCCTTTGGAAATCCCTTTGCTTGA
- the pip5kl1 gene encoding phosphatidylinositol 4-phosphate 5-kinase-like protein 1 gives MQGEVAPRGCSKHSGALKRKRWGGLRRQWELLGLFEIDQHHEFYSLTCMMKEGLFSSIQTTVERASTSQLVEEDFRAEDTRIHKGFAWETFAGPVFANLRRSLGVTEQEYQQSLCSDECYLQFISNSKSKADFFLTNDKRFFLKTQNEREIRFLLDNLNNYVAHLQKYPHSLLVKLLGVHRIKISYRQKKYFIVMQSVFYPDDRISARYDIKGCEVSRWTDPSPDGCQIIVVLKDLNFEGQYITLERQRYWLLRQMEIDTEFLRSLNVLDYSLLLAHQPLQRDERHQALSFASLIVRTKRSVNPSTSPAAQDTPCVPGAVPEDDDDDDAAACVSSETESEPSKRAQARDGPGGEAHHLAAGESEGLPDSEVQNRRLLLNLKNALHVIDGPEQRYFIGIIDIFTVYSLKKRLEYWWKRLRHPGRTFSTVSPRIYCTRLCRWVLEHSK, from the exons ATGCAGGGGGAGGTGGCACCTCGCGGCTGCAGCAAGCACTCCGGCGCACTCAAGAGAAAAAGATGGGGCGGTTTGAGACGGCAGTGGGAGCTTCTGGGCTTATTTGAAATTGATCAGCACCACGAGTTCtacagcctgacatgcatgatGAAGGAGGGattgttttcatccatccaaaccACCGTTGAGCGTGCATCTACG AGTCAACTGGTCGAAGAGGATTTCAGAGCGGAGGACACTCGGATTCACAAG gGTTTCGCATGGGAGACGTTTGCGGGCCCGGTGTTTGCCAACCTACGGCGCTCTTTAGGCGTGACGGAGCAGGAGTATCAGCAGTCGCTCTGCTCTGACGAGTGCTACCTTCAGTTCATCAGCAACTCCAAAAGCAAGGCTGACTTCTTCCTCAC GAATGACAAACGCTTCTTTTTGAAGACCCAGAATGAACGAGAAATCCGATTCCTTCTGGACAACCTGAACAACTATGTGGCACATTTGCAGAAGTACCCCCATTCTCTTCTGGTCAAGTTGCTCG gtgtTCACAGAATCAAAATTTCCTACAGGCAAAAG AAATACTTCATCGTGATGCAAAGTGTCTTTTATCCAGATGATCGAATAAGTGCCAG GTACGATATCAAAGGTTGTGAAGTGAGTCGCTGGACGGATCCTTCACCGGATGGATGCCAGATTATTGTGGTCCTCAAAGACCTCAATTTCGAAGGCCAGTACATCACTCTCG AGCGGCAGCGTTACTGGCTCCTGCGACAAATGGAGATCGACACCGAGTTTCTGCGAAGCCTCAACGTGTTGGATTACAGCCTTCTGCTGGCCCACCAACCTTTGCAGCGAGACGAGCGTCACCAGGCGCTCTCCTTCGCTTCGCTCATCGTGCGAACCAAGCG ATCGGTGAATCCAAGCACCAGCCCCGCCGCCCAGGACACGCCTTGTGTTCCCGGAGCTGTCccggaggacgacgacgacgacgacgccgcCGCTTGCGTTTCATCCGAAACCGAGAGCGAGCCTTCGAAGCGAGCGCAAGCGAGAGACGGCCCGGGCGGAGAAGCGCATCACCTTGCCGCCGGGGAAAGCGAAGGACTCCCCGACTCGGAGGTCCAAAACCGACGTTTACTGCTCAACTTAAAAAACGCTCTGCATGTCATCGATGGACCCGAGCAGCGCTACTTCATTGGCATCATTGACATTTTTACAGTTTATAGTTTGAAGAAGAGACTGGAATATTGGTGGAAGAGACTGAGGCATCCCGGCCGCACCTTCTCCACAGTCAGTCCGCGCATTTATTGCACTCGGCTTTgccggtgggtgctggagcatagCAAGTAG
- the dab2 gene encoding disabled homolog 2 isoform X2, whose protein sequence is MSAVVEANVPVAADPTAASPPAALTSHSPPASPATAASKVPFRKDKKKVPDKTDEYLLARFQGDGVRYKAKLIGIDDVPEARGDKMCQDSMMKLKGMAVAARSQGKHKQRIWVNISMSGIKIIDEKSGAIEHEHAVNKISFIARDVTDNRAFGYVCGAEGQHQFFAIKTAQQAEPLVLDLKDLFQVIFNVRKKEAEASQKGENGSAVVENGSHAVPVKDAQPVEQLDLFGDMSTPPDIQAPNSAASDLFGAELFAGADGASTGGDLFNNAPANSAQSSIAALGDLQLGPPTGTGIPTAGMWPASTAAPSMYGAYPQPSAFGGLPIPPNAWGQQMAPPQLGAPHLAWGQPAPPAAVWGHPAPANPFQPGPYPGLGERQGPSRPAPRPPAKEAPAKPERNAFTALDPLGDKEKKTGKDMFKDFQLAKPPAIPARKGEQAAASESEAFDQYFSKKVGLAQEVADHDDFDISRMSAPANDAPPPLSVDAPCLLDAFSSDSSAPGPGFSLDKFDEAFGAPNAAPFGVPPVPATAPIAQNSTGAFGNPFA, encoded by the exons TGCCCGACAAAACCGACGAGTACCTGCTGGCCAGGTTTCAAGGGGACGGCGTGAGGTACAAAGCCAAACTGATCGGAATCGACGATGTGCCCGAAGCACGAGGAGACAAGATGTGCCAGGACTCCATGATGAAGCTAAAG ggAATGGCGGTAGCTGCTCGCTCACAAGGGAAACACAAACAGCGCATTTGGGTCAACATATCCATGTCTGGCATCAAAATCATTGATGAGAAATCAGGA GCGATTGAGCACGAGCACGCGGTCAACAAGATTTCCTTCATCGCCAGAGACGTGACGGACAACCGGGCCTTCGGCTACGTGTGCGGCGCCGAGGGCCAGCATCAGTTTTTCGCTATCAAGACGGCGCAGCAG GCGGAGCCACTGGTCTTGGATCTGAAGGACCTCTTCCAAGTCATCTTCAACGTGAGGAAGAAAGAGGCTGAGGCCTCCCAGAAG gGAGAAAATGGCAGCGCGGTCGTTGAG AATGGAAGTCATGCCGTACCGGTAAAAGACGCTCAG CCAGTGGAGCAATTGGACCTGTTTGGGGACATGTCGACCCCTCCGGACATCCAAGCCCCGAAC TCGGCAGCAAGCGACTTGTTTGGAGCGGAACTGTTTGCCGGAGCCGATGGCGCGTCAACCGGCGGCGACTTGTTCAACAACGCGCCAGCCAACTCGGCTCAGTCGTCCATTGCAGCCCTGG GAGATCTTCAGTTGGGTCCGCCGACCGGCACCGGCATCCCCACCGCGGGCATGTGGCCCGCCTCCACCGCGGCCCCCTCCATGTACGGCGCCTACCCGCAACCGTCGGCCTTCGGCGGTCTTCCCATACCCCCCAACGCCTGGGGTCAGCAGATGGCCCCTCCTCAGTTGGGCGCGCCGCATCTCGCCTGGGGCCAGCCCGCGCCGCCGGCCGCAGTTTggggccacccggcccccgccAACCCCTTCCAGCCCGGGCCCTACCCCGGCCTGGGCGAGCGGCAGGGTCCGTCCCGCCCGGCTCCCCGGCCGCCCGCCAAGGAGGCCCCGGCGAAGCCGGAGAGAAACGCCTTCACCGCTTTGGACCCCCTTGGCGACAAAGAGAAGAAGACGGGCAAAGATATGTTCAAGGACTTCCAGCTGGCCAAGCCGCCCGCCATCCCCGCTCGGAAAGGCGAGCAGGCGGCCGCCTCGGAATCGGAGGCTTTCGATCAGTACTTCTCCAAGAAAGTGGGCTTGGCTCAAGAGGTGGCGGACCACGACGACTTTGACATCAGTCGAATGTCGGCGCCGGCCAACG ACGCGCCGCCGCCTTTGAGCGTCGACGCCCCCTGCCTCCTTGACGCCTTCTCCTCCGACAGCTCGGCACCCGGACCGGGCTTCAGCCTAGACAAGTTTGACGAGGCCTTTGGAGCCCCCAACGCGGCTCCGTTCGGGGTCCCGCCTGTCCCAGCG ACTGCTCCTATTGCTCAGAACTCCACAGGTGCCTTTGGAAATCCCTTTGCTTGA